Proteins encoded together in one Streptomyces sp. NBC_01216 window:
- the ffh gene encoding signal recognition particle protein, whose amino-acid sequence MFDTLSDRLAATFKNLRGKGRLSEADIDATAREIRIALLEADVALPVVRAFIKQVKERATGAEVSQALNPAQQVVKIVNEELIGILGGETRRLRFAKTAPTVIMLAGLQGAGKTTLAGKLGLWLKSQGHSPLLVACDLQRPNAVNQLSVVADRAGVAVYAPQPGNGVGDPVQVAKDSIEHARTKQYDVVVVDTAGRLGIDQELMRQAADIRDAVSPDEVLFVVDAMIGQDAVNTAEAFRDGVGFDGVVLSKLDGDARGGAALSIAHVTGRQIMFASNGEKLDEFDAFHPDRMASRILGMGDMLSLIEKAEQTFSQEEAAKMASKLASKKGQEFTLDDFLAQMEQVRKMGSISKLLGMLPGMGQMKEQINNIDERDVDRTAAIIKSMTPAERQDPTIINGSRRARIAKGSGSEVSAVKGLVERFFEARKMMSRMAQGGGMPGMPGMPGMGGGPGRQKKQVKQAKGKRKSGNPMKRKAEEQAAAARREQAQAGGAFGLPAGGQDAKDFELPDEFKKFMG is encoded by the coding sequence GTGTTCGATACCCTCTCCGACCGCCTTGCAGCGACCTTCAAGAACCTCCGCGGCAAGGGGCGCCTGTCCGAGGCGGACATCGACGCCACCGCGCGCGAGATCCGTATCGCCCTCCTCGAGGCCGACGTCGCCCTCCCCGTCGTCCGGGCGTTCATCAAGCAGGTCAAGGAGCGCGCGACCGGCGCCGAGGTCTCCCAGGCGCTGAACCCCGCCCAGCAGGTCGTCAAGATCGTCAACGAGGAGCTCATCGGCATCCTCGGCGGCGAGACCCGCCGCCTGCGGTTCGCGAAGACCGCCCCGACCGTGATCATGCTCGCCGGTCTCCAGGGCGCGGGCAAGACCACCCTCGCCGGAAAGCTCGGGCTCTGGCTCAAGAGCCAGGGGCACTCCCCGCTCCTCGTCGCCTGCGACCTCCAGCGCCCCAACGCCGTCAACCAGCTGAGCGTCGTCGCCGACCGCGCCGGCGTGGCCGTCTACGCCCCGCAGCCCGGAAACGGCGTCGGCGACCCGGTTCAGGTCGCCAAGGACTCCATCGAGCACGCGCGGACCAAGCAGTACGACGTGGTCGTCGTCGACACCGCCGGCCGTCTCGGCATCGACCAGGAGCTGATGCGGCAGGCCGCGGACATCCGCGACGCGGTCAGCCCCGACGAGGTCCTCTTCGTCGTCGACGCCATGATCGGTCAGGACGCGGTCAACACCGCCGAGGCGTTCCGGGACGGTGTGGGCTTCGACGGCGTCGTGCTCTCCAAGCTCGACGGCGACGCCCGCGGTGGTGCCGCGCTCTCCATCGCGCACGTCACCGGCCGCCAGATCATGTTCGCCTCCAACGGCGAGAAGCTGGACGAGTTCGACGCGTTCCACCCGGACCGCATGGCGTCCCGCATCCTCGGCATGGGCGACATGCTCTCCCTCATCGAGAAGGCCGAGCAGACCTTCAGCCAGGAAGAGGCCGCCAAGATGGCCTCCAAGCTGGCATCCAAGAAGGGCCAGGAGTTCACGCTCGACGACTTCCTCGCCCAGATGGAACAGGTCCGCAAGATGGGCTCCATCAGCAAGCTGCTCGGGATGCTTCCCGGCATGGGGCAGATGAAGGAGCAGATCAACAACATCGACGAGCGCGACGTCGACCGCACGGCCGCCATCATCAAGTCGATGACCCCGGCGGAGCGCCAGGACCCGACGATCATCAACGGCTCCCGCCGGGCCCGTATCGCCAAGGGCTCAGGCAGCGAGGTCAGCGCGGTCAAGGGGCTGGTCGAGCGGTTCTTCGAGGCCCGCAAGATGATGTCCCGCATGGCCCAGGGCGGCGGCATGCCGGGCATGCCCGGCATGCCCGGCATGGGTGGCGGCCCCGGCCGGCAGAAGAAGCAGGTCAAGCAGGCCAAGGGCAAGCGCAAGAGCGGTAACCCCATGAAGCGCAAGGCCGAGGAGCAGGCCGCCGCGGCACGCCGTGAGCAGGCCCAGGCCGGCGGCGCGTTCGGACTGCCGGCCGGAGGCCAGGACGCGAAGGACTTCGAGCTCCCGGACGAGTTCAAGAAGTTCATGGGCTGA
- a CDS encoding [protein-PII] uridylyltransferase, whose product MTSLEVSTQAEDSGPSGYAAARLRLLSEKTQSGPPRRAALARLTDDWLNGLFAAARPPRGVALVAVGGYGRGELSPRSDLDLVLLHDGTTDAGTLAALADRIWYPVWDLGLALDHSVRTPAEARRTAGEDLKVQLGLLDARHIAGDLGLVTALRTTVLADWRNQAPGRLPELDALCRERAERMGELQFLLEPDLKEARGGLRDAQVLRAVAASWLADAPREGLDAARRRLLDARDALHLATGRATDRLALQEQDAVARELGLLDADTLLREVYEAARVISYATDVTWREVNRVLKARSRRPRLRSLLGGRTGGAKQPVARTPLAEGVVEMDGEVVLARTARPERDAVLPLRAAAAAAQSGLPISLHAVRRLATAAPLPVPWPAEAREELVTLLGAGEATVPVWEALEAEGLVTRLLPDWERVRCRPQRNPVHTWTVDRHLVETAVRASSLTRRVGRPDLLLVAALLHDIGKGWPGDHSVAGETIARDVATRIGFDRADVGVIATVVRHHLLLVETATRRDLEDPATVQAVATAVGTPGALELLHALTEADALATGPAAWSTWRASLVADLVKRVAGVLAGEPAADPEQAAPSAEQERLAVEALRTGEPVLALHAEPEHPGDEPEPVGVELHIALPDRSGVLPAAAGVLALHRLTVRAMDLRAIEPPTELGASAVLVLSWRVAAEYGSLPQAARLRADLVRALDGTLDIPARLAEREAAYPRRRGVQAPPPRVTVASGDSRLATVIEVRAQDAPGLLHRIGRALDSAAVRVRSAHVSTLGANAVDAFYVTDGSGAPLTATEAAEVARSLEAALRG is encoded by the coding sequence GTGACGAGCCTCGAAGTGAGTACGCAAGCGGAAGACTCGGGACCCAGCGGCTACGCGGCGGCCCGGCTGCGCCTTCTCAGCGAGAAGACGCAGTCCGGGCCGCCGCGCCGTGCCGCCCTGGCCCGCCTGACCGACGACTGGCTGAACGGACTGTTCGCCGCCGCCCGACCACCACGAGGGGTGGCGCTCGTCGCCGTCGGCGGCTACGGACGCGGCGAACTCTCCCCACGCAGCGACCTCGACCTGGTCCTGCTCCACGACGGCACGACCGACGCCGGCACCCTCGCCGCCCTCGCCGACCGCATCTGGTATCCGGTCTGGGACCTCGGCCTCGCCCTCGACCACTCCGTGCGCACCCCCGCCGAGGCCCGCAGAACGGCCGGGGAGGACCTCAAGGTCCAGCTCGGCCTGCTCGACGCCCGGCACATCGCCGGTGACCTCGGACTCGTCACCGCGCTGCGCACCACCGTCCTCGCCGACTGGCGCAACCAGGCTCCCGGACGGCTCCCCGAACTCGACGCCCTCTGCCGCGAGCGGGCCGAACGCATGGGCGAGCTCCAGTTCCTCCTCGAACCCGACCTCAAGGAGGCCCGCGGCGGACTGCGCGACGCCCAGGTCCTGCGCGCCGTCGCCGCCTCCTGGCTCGCCGACGCCCCCCGGGAAGGACTCGACGCCGCCCGCCGCCGCCTGCTCGACGCCCGCGACGCCCTCCACCTGGCCACCGGCCGCGCCACCGACCGGCTCGCCCTCCAGGAACAGGACGCCGTCGCCCGGGAACTCGGCCTGCTCGACGCCGACACCCTGCTGCGCGAGGTGTACGAAGCCGCCCGTGTCATCTCGTACGCCACCGACGTCACCTGGCGCGAGGTCAACCGCGTCCTCAAGGCACGCTCCCGCCGCCCCCGGCTCCGCTCCCTCCTCGGCGGCCGGACCGGCGGCGCGAAACAGCCCGTCGCACGCACCCCGCTCGCCGAGGGCGTCGTCGAGATGGACGGCGAGGTGGTCCTCGCCCGCACCGCCCGCCCCGAACGCGACGCCGTCCTCCCGCTCCGGGCCGCGGCGGCCGCCGCCCAGTCCGGACTGCCGATCTCCCTGCACGCCGTACGCCGCCTCGCCACCGCCGCCCCGCTCCCCGTGCCCTGGCCCGCCGAGGCCCGCGAGGAACTCGTCACCCTGCTCGGCGCGGGAGAGGCGACCGTACCCGTCTGGGAGGCCCTGGAAGCCGAGGGCCTCGTCACCCGCCTGCTGCCCGACTGGGAGCGCGTCCGCTGCCGCCCCCAGCGCAACCCCGTCCATACCTGGACCGTCGACCGGCACCTCGTGGAGACCGCCGTCCGCGCCTCCTCGCTCACCCGCCGCGTCGGACGCCCCGACCTGCTGCTCGTCGCCGCGCTCCTCCACGACATCGGCAAGGGCTGGCCCGGCGACCACTCCGTGGCCGGCGAGACCATCGCCCGCGACGTCGCCACCCGTATCGGCTTCGACCGCGCCGACGTCGGCGTCATCGCCACGGTCGTCCGCCACCACCTGCTGCTCGTCGAGACCGCCACCCGGCGCGACCTCGAAGACCCCGCGACCGTCCAGGCCGTCGCCACGGCCGTCGGCACCCCGGGCGCCCTCGAACTGCTGCACGCCCTGACCGAGGCCGACGCCCTGGCCACCGGCCCCGCCGCCTGGTCCACCTGGCGCGCCTCACTCGTCGCCGACCTGGTCAAACGCGTCGCCGGCGTCCTCGCGGGCGAACCCGCGGCCGATCCGGAACAGGCCGCGCCGAGCGCCGAGCAGGAACGACTCGCGGTCGAGGCCCTACGCACCGGCGAACCCGTCCTCGCCCTGCACGCCGAACCCGAGCACCCCGGCGACGAACCGGAACCCGTCGGCGTCGAACTCCACATCGCCCTCCCCGACCGAAGCGGCGTGCTGCCCGCCGCGGCCGGCGTCCTCGCCCTCCACCGCCTGACCGTCCGCGCCATGGACCTGCGCGCCATCGAACCACCCACCGAGCTCGGCGCGAGCGCCGTACTGGTCCTGAGCTGGCGGGTCGCCGCCGAGTACGGCTCCCTGCCCCAGGCCGCCCGGCTGCGCGCCGACCTGGTCCGCGCGCTCGACGGCACCCTGGACATCCCCGCCCGCCTCGCCGAACGTGAGGCCGCCTACCCACGCCGCCGAGGTGTCCAGGCACCGCCGCCGCGCGTCACGGTCGCGTCCGGAGACTCCCGCCTCGCCACGGTCATCGAGGTCCGCGCCCAGGACGCCCCCGGCCTCCTGCACCGCATCGGCCGCGCCCTGGACTCCGCGGCCGTCCGGGTCCGCAGCGCGCACGTCTCCACCCTGGGGGCGAACGCGGTCGACGCCTTCTACGTGACGGACGGGTCGGGCGCCCCGCTCACGGCCACGGAGGCCGCCGAGGTCGCCAGAAGCCTGGAGGCCGCGCTCCGCGGCTGA
- a CDS encoding P-II family nitrogen regulator, protein MKLITAVVKPHRLDEIKEALQAFGVQGLTVTEASGYGRQRGHTEVYRGAEYTVDLVPKIRIEVLVEDEDAEQLIDVVVKAARTGKIGDGKVWSVPVETAVRVRTGERGPDAL, encoded by the coding sequence ATGAAGCTCATCACCGCCGTCGTGAAGCCCCACCGGCTGGACGAGATCAAGGAAGCCCTCCAGGCATTCGGGGTCCAGGGCCTCACGGTCACCGAGGCCAGCGGCTACGGCCGGCAGCGCGGGCACACCGAGGTCTACCGCGGCGCCGAGTACACCGTCGACCTCGTCCCCAAGATCCGCATCGAGGTCCTCGTCGAGGACGAGGACGCCGAACAGCTCATCGATGTCGTGGTCAAGGCCGCCCGAACCGGCAAGATCGGTGACGGCAAGGTGTGGAGCGTGCCCGTCGAGACGGCCGTACGCGTCCGCACCGGCGAACGCGGTCCGGACGCACTGTAA
- a CDS encoding ammonium transporter has product MASAITTLAADAPELSAANTGFMLICSALVMLMTPALAFFYGGMVRVKSTLNMLMMSFISLGIVTILWVLYGFSMAFGTDLGSVVGWSSEYVGLSGIGVSEVWDGYTIPVFVFAVFQLMFAIITPALISGALADRVKFTAWALFITLWVTVVYFPVAHWVWGSGGWLFEMGVIDFAGGTAVHINAGAAALGVILVIGKRVGFKKDPMRPHSLPLVMLGAGLLWFGWFGFNAGSWLGNDDGVGAVMFVNTQVATAAAMLAWLIYEKIRHGSFTTLGAASGAVAGLVAITPSGGSCSPLGAIAIGAVAGLLCAMAVGLKYKFGYDDSLDVVGVHLVGGIVGSLLVGFFATGGVQSDAKGLFYGGGLDQLGKQAVGVFGVLAYSLIASAILALLIDKTMGMRVSEDDEISGIDQVEHAETAYDFSGAGGGAASRSTTATAPAAPETKKVDA; this is encoded by the coding sequence ATGGCCTCAGCCATCACGACCCTGGCCGCAGACGCCCCCGAGCTGTCTGCCGCGAACACCGGGTTCATGCTCATCTGCTCCGCCCTGGTCATGCTGATGACCCCGGCCCTGGCCTTCTTCTACGGAGGAATGGTCCGGGTCAAGTCCACCCTCAACATGCTGATGATGAGCTTCATCAGCCTCGGGATCGTCACGATCCTGTGGGTGCTCTACGGCTTCAGCATGGCCTTCGGCACCGACCTCGGATCGGTCGTCGGCTGGTCCTCCGAATACGTCGGCCTCAGCGGCATCGGCGTCTCCGAAGTCTGGGACGGCTACACCATCCCGGTGTTCGTCTTCGCCGTCTTCCAGCTGATGTTCGCGATCATCACCCCCGCCCTCATCAGCGGCGCCCTCGCCGACCGGGTGAAGTTCACCGCCTGGGCCCTCTTCATCACCCTCTGGGTCACCGTCGTCTACTTCCCGGTCGCGCACTGGGTGTGGGGCTCCGGCGGCTGGCTCTTCGAGATGGGCGTCATCGACTTCGCCGGCGGCACCGCCGTCCACATCAACGCGGGCGCCGCGGCGCTCGGCGTGATCCTCGTCATCGGCAAGCGCGTCGGCTTCAAGAAGGACCCGATGCGCCCGCACAGCCTCCCGCTGGTCATGCTCGGCGCCGGCCTGCTGTGGTTCGGCTGGTTCGGCTTCAACGCCGGCTCCTGGCTCGGCAACGACGACGGCGTCGGCGCGGTGATGTTCGTCAACACCCAGGTCGCCACCGCCGCCGCGATGCTCGCCTGGCTGATCTACGAGAAGATCCGCCACGGCTCCTTCACCACCCTCGGCGCCGCCTCCGGCGCCGTCGCCGGCCTCGTCGCCATCACCCCCTCCGGCGGTTCCTGCTCCCCCCTCGGCGCCATCGCCATCGGCGCCGTCGCCGGTCTCCTGTGCGCCATGGCCGTCGGCCTGAAGTACAAGTTCGGCTACGACGACTCCCTCGACGTCGTCGGCGTCCACCTCGTCGGCGGAATCGTCGGTTCTCTCCTCGTCGGCTTCTTCGCCACCGGCGGCGTCCAGTCCGACGCCAAGGGCCTCTTCTACGGCGGCGGCCTCGACCAGCTCGGCAAGCAGGCCGTCGGAGTCTTCGGGGTCCTCGCGTACTCTCTGATCGCCTCCGCGATCCTCGCGCTCCTCATCGACAAGACGATGGGCATGCGGGTCAGCGAGGACGACGAGATCTCCGGCATCGACCAGGTCGAGCACGCCGAGACCGCGTACGACTTCAGCGGAGCAGGCGGCGGCGCCGCCTCGCGCTCCACCACCGCCACCGCCCCCGCCGCCCCCGAGACCAAGAAGGTGGACGCATGA
- the nsdA gene encoding transcriptional repressor NsdA, giving the protein MGGNGADGTTAGKRPNEQLSSWFVRSGWSKGELARQVNRRARQMGAHHISTDTSRVRRWLDGEQPREPIPRILSELFSERFGSVVAVEDLGLRAAHQSPSVSGVDLPWAGPQTVTLLSEFSRSDLMLARRGFLGSALSLAAGPSLIEPMQRWLVPTPATEADRPEPATDTRRPHRLSPGELDLLESTTAMFRQWDAQCGGGLRRKAVVGQLHEVTDLLHEPQPTATAKRLFACAAELAELAGWMSYDVGLQPTAQKYFVLALHAAKEAGDKPLGSYILSSMSRQMIHLGRPDDALELVHLAQYGSRDCATARTQAMLYAMEARAYANMGQPGKCKRAVRMAEDTFADIGLDGEPEPDWIRFFSEAELNGENSHSYRDLAYVAGRSPTYASLAEPVMERAVALFEKDTEHQRSYALNLIGMATVHLLKREPEQSALLAEKALGVARSVRSERVNTRLRKTVDTAARDYGHVTEVVQLTDRLTALLPEAAEAV; this is encoded by the coding sequence GTGGGCGGCAACGGCGCAGACGGTACGACTGCCGGCAAGCGCCCGAACGAGCAGCTGAGCTCGTGGTTCGTGCGCAGCGGCTGGTCCAAGGGCGAACTGGCGCGCCAGGTGAACCGCAGAGCGCGCCAGATGGGCGCGCACCACATCAGCACCGACACCTCCCGGGTGCGGCGCTGGCTCGACGGCGAACAGCCCCGCGAGCCCATCCCGCGCATCCTCTCCGAACTGTTCTCGGAGCGGTTCGGCTCCGTCGTCGCCGTCGAGGACCTCGGACTGCGCGCCGCCCACCAGTCGCCCTCCGTCTCCGGCGTCGACCTGCCCTGGGCCGGGCCCCAGACCGTCACCCTGCTCAGCGAGTTCTCGCGCAGCGACCTCATGCTCGCCCGCCGCGGCTTCCTCGGCTCCGCCCTCTCGCTCGCCGCCGGCCCCTCCCTCATCGAGCCCATGCAGCGCTGGCTCGTCCCCACCCCGGCCACCGAGGCCGACCGGCCCGAACCGGCCACCGACACCCGCCGCCCCCACCGCCTCTCCCCGGGCGAACTCGACCTCCTCGAATCCACCACCGCGATGTTCCGCCAGTGGGACGCCCAGTGCGGCGGCGGACTGCGCCGCAAGGCGGTCGTCGGCCAGCTCCACGAGGTCACCGACCTCCTCCACGAGCCGCAGCCCACCGCCACCGCCAAGCGCCTCTTCGCCTGCGCCGCCGAACTCGCCGAACTCGCCGGCTGGATGAGCTACGACGTGGGCCTCCAACCCACCGCGCAGAAGTACTTCGTCCTCGCCCTGCACGCCGCCAAGGAAGCCGGGGACAAGCCCCTCGGCTCGTACATCCTGTCCTCGATGAGCCGCCAGATGATCCACCTCGGCCGGCCCGACGACGCCCTCGAACTCGTCCACCTCGCCCAGTACGGCAGTCGCGACTGCGCGACCGCACGCACCCAGGCGATGCTGTATGCGATGGAGGCCCGCGCCTACGCCAACATGGGCCAGCCCGGCAAGTGCAAGCGAGCCGTCCGGATGGCCGAGGACACCTTCGCCGACATCGGCCTCGACGGCGAACCCGAGCCCGACTGGATCCGCTTCTTCTCCGAGGCCGAACTCAACGGCGAGAACTCGCACTCGTACCGCGACCTCGCCTACGTCGCCGGCCGCTCCCCGACCTACGCCTCCCTCGCCGAGCCCGTCATGGAGCGGGCCGTCGCCCTCTTCGAGAAGGACACCGAGCACCAGCGTTCGTACGCACTGAACCTCATCGGCATGGCCACCGTGCACCTGCTCAAGCGCGAACCCGAACAGTCCGCACTCCTCGCCGAGAAGGCCCTCGGCGTCGCCCGGAGCGTCCGCTCCGAACGGGTCAACACCCGCCTGCGCAAGACCGTCGACACCGCCGCCCGCGACTACGGCCACGTCACCGAGGTCGTCCAGCTCACCGACCGGCTCACCGCGCTGCTCCCCGAGGCCGCCGAGGCCGTCTGA
- a CDS encoding bifunctional DNA primase/polymerase: MGFTIGGIREMRSGARRRVRSTECTAVAEYTGLWGWDVLPGARAVSGQCSCGRSACMAPGAHPLPFAEAVPAGAGLGEATRAWSRYPGAAILLPLGRAFDVIEVAEPAGRRALVRLERMGLPLGPVCATPTGRAQFFVAPGAAAELPRLLYRMGWDDAGLDLECLGAGAHITAPPSDLGGLGPVRWLRPPTLDTAGAPPQARLLLGTLAYVCHRSPS, translated from the coding sequence ATGGGCTTCACGATCGGCGGCATTCGTGAGATGAGGTCCGGCGCACGACGCCGCGTCCGCAGCACGGAGTGCACGGCAGTGGCGGAGTACACCGGACTGTGGGGCTGGGACGTGCTCCCGGGTGCGAGGGCCGTTTCCGGCCAGTGCTCCTGCGGGCGTTCCGCCTGTATGGCACCGGGGGCGCATCCGCTCCCGTTCGCCGAGGCGGTGCCGGCGGGCGCGGGCCTCGGCGAGGCGACGCGGGCCTGGTCGCGGTATCCGGGAGCGGCGATCCTGCTGCCGCTGGGGCGCGCCTTCGACGTGATCGAGGTGGCGGAGCCGGCCGGGCGGCGCGCCCTGGTCCGGCTGGAGCGGATGGGGCTCCCGCTGGGTCCGGTCTGCGCGACGCCGACGGGGCGGGCGCAGTTCTTCGTGGCGCCCGGAGCGGCCGCGGAGCTCCCGCGGCTGCTGTACCGGATGGGCTGGGATGATGCCGGCCTGGACCTCGAGTGCCTGGGGGCGGGCGCCCACATCACGGCCCCGCCCTCGGACCTGGGCGGCCTCGGCCCCGTCCGCTGGCTGCGCCCGCCGACGCTGGACACGGCCGGGGCGCCGCCACAGGCGCGACTGCTGCTCGGCACGCTCGCCTACGTCTGCCACCGCAGCCCCTCCTGA
- the ftsY gene encoding signal recognition particle-docking protein FtsY, producing the protein MELILAVVIALVVAVAVTSGLVISGRKKKLPPAGPSTTPTITAPPAEPHVGDEAEAPREEPRRTVEEVGLPAAEDSATVEEPPVVAEPAVPALEVPEPTAGRLVRLRAKLARSQNSLGKGLLTLLSREHLDEDTWEEIEETLLTADVGVAPTQELVERLRERVKVLGTRTPEELKNLLREELLVLLGDHDRAVKTESGADTPGVVMVVGVNGTGKTTTTGKLARVLVADGRSVVLGAADTFRAAAADQLQTWGERVGARTVRGPEGGDPASIAFDAVKEGVAEGADVVLIDTAGRLHTKTGLMDELGKVKRVVEKHGPLDEILLVLDATTGQNGLIQARVFAEVVDITGIVLTKLDGTAKGGIVVAVQRELGVPVKLVGLGEGPDDLAPFEPGAFVDALIGD; encoded by the coding sequence ATGGAACTCATCCTTGCTGTAGTCATCGCTCTGGTCGTCGCGGTCGCCGTGACCAGCGGGCTCGTGATCAGCGGTCGCAAGAAGAAGCTGCCGCCGGCCGGTCCGTCCACCACGCCGACCATCACCGCTCCGCCCGCCGAACCGCATGTCGGCGACGAGGCGGAGGCACCGCGGGAAGAACCACGCCGCACCGTCGAAGAGGTCGGGCTCCCGGCCGCCGAGGACTCCGCCACCGTCGAGGAGCCACCGGTCGTCGCCGAGCCGGCCGTCCCCGCCCTCGAGGTCCCCGAACCGACCGCGGGTCGTCTCGTACGCCTGCGGGCCAAGCTCGCCCGCTCCCAGAACTCGCTGGGCAAGGGGCTGCTCACGCTGCTCTCCCGTGAGCACCTCGACGAGGACACCTGGGAGGAGATCGAGGAGACGCTCCTCACCGCCGACGTCGGCGTCGCCCCCACCCAGGAGCTCGTCGAACGCCTGCGCGAGCGCGTCAAGGTCCTCGGCACCCGCACCCCCGAGGAACTCAAGAACCTGCTCCGCGAGGAGCTGCTCGTCCTGCTCGGCGACCACGACCGTGCGGTGAAGACCGAGAGCGGCGCGGACACCCCGGGCGTCGTCATGGTCGTCGGCGTCAACGGCACCGGCAAGACCACCACCACCGGAAAGCTCGCCCGTGTCCTGGTCGCCGACGGCCGCTCGGTCGTGCTCGGCGCCGCGGACACCTTCCGCGCCGCCGCCGCCGACCAGCTCCAGACCTGGGGTGAGCGGGTCGGTGCGCGGACCGTGCGCGGCCCGGAAGGCGGCGACCCTGCCTCCATCGCCTTCGACGCGGTCAAGGAGGGCGTCGCCGAGGGCGCCGACGTGGTCCTCATCGACACCGCCGGCCGGCTGCATACCAAGACCGGCCTGATGGACGAGCTGGGCAAGGTCAAGCGCGTCGTGGAGAAGCACGGCCCGCTCGACGAGATCCTTCTCGTGCTCGACGCCACCACCGGTCAGAACGGTCTCATCCAGGCCCGTGTCTTCGCCGAGGTCGTCGACATCACCGGCATCGTCCTGACCAAGCTCGACGGCACCGCCAAGGGTGGCATCGTCGTCGCCGTCCAGCGCGAGCTGGGGGTCCCGGTCAAGCTGGTCGGACTGGGCGAGGGCCCGGACGACCTGGCGCCGTTCGAACCGGGCGCCTTCGTCGACGCCCTCATCGGCGACTGA
- a CDS encoding LLM class flavin-dependent oxidoreductase, with translation MPFTVVRFNLADPRGTPESLSERYRAALAMAAYADTHGIDTVQTEEHHGVADNWLPSPFAFAGAVFGATRRIAVTVSAAIGPLHDPLRLAEEIAVLDLLSAGRLVTVAGIGYRPEEYAERGIDWSRRGELQDLLLETLLRAWSGEPFTYRGRTVRVTPRPLTRPHPPLLVGGSSRAAARRAARLGLPFFPSAHLPELAAYYRQRCAEYGTDGWTLMPAEETPLLHVSRDPDRCWALYGEHLLHEARTYASWQSKDIRSAVRSRATTTEELRAEGVYRIVTPDECVALGPRSPVLHPLCGGMPVEEAWRSLRLFGEEVLPRLGA, from the coding sequence ATGCCGTTCACGGTCGTACGGTTCAACCTCGCCGACCCCCGGGGGACCCCGGAGTCCCTCTCGGAGCGCTATCGCGCGGCGCTCGCGATGGCCGCGTACGCCGACACGCACGGGATCGACACGGTGCAGACCGAGGAGCACCACGGGGTGGCCGACAACTGGCTGCCCTCGCCCTTCGCCTTCGCCGGCGCGGTCTTCGGGGCGACCCGCCGGATCGCGGTCACCGTCTCGGCGGCCATCGGGCCGCTGCACGATCCGCTGCGGCTCGCCGAGGAGATCGCGGTCCTCGACCTGCTCAGCGCGGGCCGCCTGGTGACGGTCGCGGGAATCGGCTACCGGCCGGAGGAGTACGCGGAGCGCGGCATCGACTGGAGCCGGCGCGGCGAACTCCAGGACCTGCTCCTGGAGACGCTGCTGCGGGCGTGGTCCGGCGAGCCCTTCACCTACCGGGGCCGCACGGTGCGGGTCACCCCCCGGCCCCTCACCAGGCCGCATCCCCCGCTGCTGGTGGGCGGCTCCTCCCGGGCGGCGGCGCGGCGGGCGGCCCGGCTGGGGCTGCCGTTCTTCCCGAGCGCCCATCTGCCGGAGCTGGCGGCGTACTACCGGCAGCGGTGCGCGGAGTACGGCACCGACGGCTGGACCCTGATGCCCGCGGAGGAGACACCGCTGCTGCACGTGTCGCGGGACCCGGACCGCTGCTGGGCGCTGTACGGGGAGCACCTCCTCCACGAAGCGCGCACCTACGCCTCGTGGCAGTCGAAGGACATCCGCTCTGCGGTGCGCTCGAGGGCGACGACGACGGAGGAACTGCGCGCCGAGGGCGTCTACCGGATCGTCACTCCGGACGAGTGCGTCGCGCTGGGGCCGCGGAGTCCGGTGCTGCATCCACTGTGCGGCGGGATGCCGGTGGAGGAGGCGTGGCGGAGCCTGCGACTGTTCGGCGAGGAGGTACTGCCCCGGCTCGGGGCGTAG